Proteins from one Terriglobus tenax genomic window:
- a CDS encoding phage tail protein, which produces MADPFIGEIRAVGFDYAPADWAPCDGRLLQVSQYQALFALLGTMYGGNGTSTFGLPDLRGRSVIGAGIGANPPLAPVVQGTKYGAQQAQLLLSNMPTHNHIAMVNDPGHAHLAGMPSHTHTFAVPCAASATTATSTDPNGNVLCTTQAIEDAITNSPLGVDPGPLPLYASTAGGTMASANTGTPSVTATTSTSVSTTGISVVTANTGSGLPFSIQSPGQGLYYIIALLGIWPTRP; this is translated from the coding sequence ATGGCAGATCCATTTATCGGTGAAATTCGTGCTGTTGGCTTCGATTACGCGCCCGCGGATTGGGCGCCATGTGACGGCCGGCTTTTGCAGGTCTCGCAGTACCAGGCCCTGTTTGCTCTCTTGGGCACCATGTACGGTGGAAATGGTACCAGCACCTTCGGCCTTCCCGACCTGCGTGGACGCTCGGTCATCGGCGCCGGGATCGGCGCAAACCCTCCTCTTGCTCCCGTTGTGCAGGGAACCAAGTATGGCGCCCAGCAGGCTCAGCTCCTGCTCTCCAACATGCCGACGCATAACCATATCGCAATGGTGAACGATCCCGGCCATGCGCACTTGGCTGGCATGCCCTCGCATACCCATACCTTTGCCGTGCCCTGTGCGGCCAGTGCAACTACGGCCACCTCTACTGATCCGAACGGTAACGTGCTGTGCACCACCCAGGCCATCGAAGACGCTATCACCAATAGCCCTCTCGGTGTCGATCCGGGCCCTCTTCCGCTCTATGCTTCCACCGCAGGCGGAACGATGGCCAGCGCAAACACGGGTACGCCATCTGTGACTGCTACCACGTCCACTTCGGTCTCGACTACCGGAATCTCCGTTGTTACCGCCAATACGGGGTCAGGTTTGCCTTTTTCGATTCAGTCCCCTGGGCAGGGTCTCTACTACATCATTGCGCTCCTCGGCATCTGGCCGACGCGTCCGTAA
- a CDS encoding outer membrane beta-barrel protein has protein sequence MRQSRTLLTLIGLTYAAMLPAQQQQGVRPLRTDIVATYTTERSLRTSSGQSFWKQGGSVNYGTELWKGFGPAADLSVTHTGSIATSGPSLTTLALTFGPRYRWHPHSKVTPFGEALFGFVHGSNSIFPSTAGSSSSATSFSMLVDGGIDFHVGRHFDLRAPQLGWVHSTLPNGADNVQNNFRLSFGAGVRF, from the coding sequence ATGAGACAATCCCGCACCCTTCTTACGCTTATCGGCTTGACCTATGCGGCAATGCTCCCTGCCCAACAGCAGCAGGGCGTTCGCCCGCTGCGGACAGACATTGTTGCGACATATACAACCGAGCGCTCGCTTCGCACCAGCTCAGGACAGAGCTTCTGGAAGCAGGGAGGCTCTGTCAACTATGGGACCGAGTTGTGGAAGGGCTTTGGTCCAGCCGCTGATCTATCCGTGACTCACACCGGCTCTATCGCGACCAGTGGTCCGTCTCTTACGACATTGGCCCTGACCTTTGGCCCGCGCTATCGCTGGCATCCGCACTCGAAGGTTACTCCGTTTGGAGAGGCGTTGTTCGGTTTCGTCCATGGCTCGAACAGCATCTTTCCCTCAACCGCCGGATCTTCTTCCAGTGCCACCAGCTTTTCCATGCTGGTGGATGGCGGTATTGATTTCCATGTGGGACGTCATTTTGATCTCAGGGCTCCACAGCTCGGCTGGGTGCATTCGACGCTGCCCAATGGGGCAGATAATGTCCAGAACAACTTTCGGTTGAGCTTTGGAGCCGGAGTCCGCTTTTAG
- a CDS encoding DNRLRE domain-containing protein — MKRSGFLRLLAGIVGFACATAAYGQLTVSGDTTLNSNHPTLNYGSLSNLYVSSNQSTLVQFSLSGLPVGTTASQIARATVSFYVNRVNTPGLISVAPVNAAWNEYAVTSASSPSIGTAFTSVTATTPGQYVVIDVTSQVQSWLANPGTNFGIALTTNAANVLLDSKENDQTSHPGSLDVVVTSMGATGATGATGAQGIQGVQGIQGIQGVTGATGATGAAGVQGIQGVTGVTGATGATGATGATGATGATGATGLTFQGPWSSSVAYSVGDGVSLNGSSWISLTGNFNVTPGSDSTVWALLAQQGSTGATGATGAQGLQGIQGIQGVTGATGPQGPQGIQGVQGVTGDTGPTGATGATGATGATGATGATGAPVSFKGTWSSSTAYAAGDAVYLNGSSYIALFNNLNVNPATDVAGSGGTWALLAQQGATGATGVTGATGATGLQGLQGIQGIQGVTGYTGNTGSTGATGATGDTGATGATGATGATGSGVSFKGAWSNTQTYAINDIATYPFTNGSTYICISPVTSLPGASPDTDTTHWKLFVPAGSTGATGATGGIGPTGPLGPQGVQGIQGVTGDTGNTGATGATGAAGSVAYQSVYSTATTYAKGDVVSDSNYFNSYISLANSNLNNPLPTGNTPTAFWARLASQGAQGLQGIQGANGPQGPTGPTGATGATGPAGTAGDGQTLTSIPLIVVGHGAASTQANFSLTSSAATTSSTANYYIVATLAPASCHAYVTIFSYGNAITWNLFQATYSGGNTFGTPSSSSCATSSGNGYSCTIDGGTVSAATGMWMNESAATAASFTTAFSCQ, encoded by the coding sequence TTGAAACGTTCTGGCTTTCTTCGCCTGCTCGCGGGCATAGTTGGGTTCGCTTGTGCCACCGCCGCATACGGCCAATTGACTGTATCGGGTGATACCACCCTCAATAGCAATCACCCCACGCTCAACTATGGTTCGCTTTCCAATCTGTACGTTTCAAGCAACCAGTCGACGTTGGTGCAATTTAGCCTTTCCGGTCTTCCTGTGGGGACGACGGCCAGTCAGATTGCCAGGGCGACGGTTAGCTTTTATGTAAACCGTGTTAATACGCCGGGACTGATCAGCGTGGCTCCGGTGAATGCTGCGTGGAATGAGTATGCGGTGACCAGCGCAAGTTCGCCTTCCATCGGGACGGCGTTTACCAGCGTCACAGCGACGACTCCGGGCCAGTATGTGGTGATTGATGTCACCAGCCAGGTGCAGTCGTGGCTGGCAAATCCAGGTACGAATTTTGGCATCGCGCTGACGACGAACGCGGCCAATGTTTTGCTGGACTCGAAGGAAAATGATCAGACCTCTCATCCGGGCTCGCTGGATGTTGTGGTGACTTCGATGGGTGCCACTGGAGCTACGGGGGCTACCGGAGCGCAGGGCATCCAGGGTGTTCAAGGCATCCAGGGCATTCAGGGTGTAACCGGAGCTACCGGTGCCACCGGAGCTGCGGGCGTCCAGGGCATTCAGGGTGTAACTGGCGTGACGGGAGCAACCGGCGCTACAGGAGCAACTGGAGCCACAGGTGCGACCGGCGCTACGGGAGCCACTGGTCTTACATTCCAGGGACCATGGTCCAGCTCAGTTGCCTATTCCGTCGGCGATGGAGTGTCCCTCAACGGTAGTTCCTGGATTTCGCTCACGGGCAATTTCAACGTCACTCCCGGATCGGATAGCACGGTATGGGCACTTCTTGCCCAGCAAGGATCCACGGGTGCGACGGGAGCCACTGGTGCACAAGGTCTGCAGGGTATCCAGGGCATTCAAGGCGTCACAGGGGCCACCGGTCCCCAGGGTCCGCAGGGTATTCAAGGTGTTCAGGGCGTCACAGGTGATACGGGGCCAACCGGAGCCACAGGTGCTACGGGTGCTACGGGGGCTACGGGTGCCACTGGCGCAACGGGAGCTCCGGTTTCCTTCAAAGGCACATGGTCTTCCTCGACTGCTTATGCCGCGGGTGACGCTGTCTATCTGAACGGATCTTCCTACATTGCACTCTTCAACAACCTGAATGTAAATCCCGCTACCGACGTAGCAGGATCGGGCGGAACCTGGGCGCTGCTGGCCCAGCAGGGCGCTACGGGAGCAACTGGTGTCACGGGCGCTACCGGAGCTACTGGTCTCCAGGGCCTGCAAGGGATTCAGGGTATCCAGGGTGTGACGGGTTATACCGGAAATACCGGCTCAACCGGTGCAACAGGCGCAACGGGCGACACAGGTGCAACAGGGGCTACCGGTGCTACGGGAGCAACGGGCTCTGGCGTCAGCTTCAAGGGGGCCTGGTCCAACACGCAGACCTACGCCATCAACGACATTGCGACCTATCCGTTTACCAATGGATCGACCTACATCTGCATCTCTCCGGTAACATCGCTGCCAGGAGCTTCGCCCGATACCGATACCACCCACTGGAAGTTATTTGTTCCCGCCGGTTCGACCGGGGCAACCGGTGCTACAGGCGGTATTGGCCCCACTGGACCTCTAGGCCCGCAAGGAGTCCAGGGGATTCAGGGTGTGACGGGTGATACCGGAAATACCGGTGCAACGGGAGCTACCGGAGCAGCCGGATCGGTTGCCTACCAGAGCGTCTACTCAACCGCCACCACGTATGCGAAGGGTGACGTCGTCTCGGACTCCAACTACTTCAACAGCTATATCTCTCTGGCGAACAGCAACCTCAATAACCCACTGCCCACCGGCAACACGCCGACTGCATTCTGGGCTCGTCTTGCATCTCAGGGTGCGCAAGGCCTGCAGGGAATTCAAGGCGCGAATGGTCCACAGGGGCCGACAGGACCGACGGGTGCAACGGGTGCGACAGGTCCGGCCGGAACGGCTGGGGACGGCCAAACGCTGACCAGCATTCCGCTGATCGTTGTTGGTCATGGAGCTGCTTCAACGCAGGCCAACTTCTCTCTGACGTCGAGCGCTGCAACCACTTCGTCTACAGCGAACTATTACATTGTGGCCACCCTGGCTCCGGCCTCGTGCCACGCCTATGTCACCATCTTCTCGTACGGCAATGCAATCACCTGGAACCTCTTCCAGGCGACGTATAGCGGAGGCAATACCTTCGGCACGCCATCGTCCAGCTCCTGCGCCACCAGTAGCGGTAACGGATACAGTTGCACCATCGACGGTGGAACTGTGAGTGCGGCAACTGGGATGTGGATGAACGAGTCAGCGGCAACCGCCGCCAGCTTTACCACAGCATTCTCTTGCCAGTAG
- a CDS encoding NHL domain-containing protein — MGTPRWNILKLACATAWIAASAVATAQTPAQLKVLSGTGVSLSAPQVALVNGQQAVTVPLNAPAQLCYDAAGNFYIADQNNNIIRKVDTAGIITTIAGTGEQGFDGDGGAATSATLDSPQGIAIDTSGNLYIADTRNHRIRKVSTSGIITTIAGTGVAGFSGDGGAATSATINLPTAIAADSNGNVFFADSNNNRVREIVASSSVIQTVAGNGEQGYTGDGGSATSATLDTPQGIAIDSAGNLYLSDTHNNRVRKVSGGIITTIVGDGTFSFAGDGSAATSGSLASPHGIAVNAAGTTLYVADSNNNRIRQVNSSNVISTVAGSGEQGHDQLNGSATAASLDTPRGVTTGPFVSFAFADTGNDIVRAVSNSNIVTTAGLGNQSTSLLALTASAQTTTYGQGTLTATLSSSTQATGSIIFYDYGSQVATVALTSNTAILNLGSLNAGTHSLSASFAGDGSNPSAVSGVMVVTVNPLAITATITPLVLQYGQTIPAVTGSLSGVLAQDNGNVQVAFSTSATATSVPGAYAVTGTLSGSAAPNYTLSSITGNVLITRAVSLAALTSSVSNSLLGSPVTLQAAVATSTTGQPTGTVTFMDGSNILGSAQALTAGRASVAVSSLTAGAHNLTVVYSGDTNFNASTSSAAVVQISDFNFSLSSTTGSTQTVIPGRSATYNLVAAPVSGTFSFPITLSAAGLPPGATATFSPSTITLGSSNASFTLTVQTVAATAMAHPVKGMGGSAAVLALLFLPFSSRLRRGARKWKPGLLMLVLALSLAAVGGLTGCGSGTGYFGQQQQSYTVTINGTASGPNGTTLQHSSTVVLVVQ, encoded by the coding sequence ATGGGAACTCCTCGTTGGAACATTCTGAAACTGGCATGTGCGACTGCATGGATTGCGGCCTCTGCGGTTGCAACGGCGCAGACTCCAGCGCAACTGAAGGTGCTGTCTGGCACGGGAGTGAGTCTGAGTGCGCCGCAGGTGGCACTGGTGAATGGCCAGCAGGCCGTTACTGTTCCGCTGAATGCCCCGGCGCAACTCTGCTATGACGCAGCGGGCAATTTCTATATTGCGGACCAGAACAACAACATTATTCGTAAGGTCGATACCGCCGGCATCATAACGACCATTGCCGGGACCGGCGAGCAGGGCTTTGATGGCGACGGGGGCGCGGCTACCAGCGCTACGCTGGACTCGCCGCAAGGTATCGCAATCGATACATCTGGCAACCTGTACATCGCCGACACGCGTAACCATCGCATTCGCAAGGTGAGCACGAGCGGCATCATTACGACTATTGCAGGCACAGGCGTTGCCGGGTTCTCCGGGGATGGCGGCGCTGCAACTTCGGCAACCATCAATCTTCCTACCGCCATCGCGGCCGACAGCAACGGGAATGTCTTTTTTGCGGACTCGAACAACAATCGCGTACGCGAAATCGTTGCCTCGTCCAGCGTGATTCAGACCGTGGCAGGCAATGGGGAGCAGGGCTACACCGGGGATGGAGGTTCAGCCACCAGCGCGACCCTGGATACACCGCAGGGAATTGCAATCGACAGCGCGGGCAACCTGTATCTGAGCGATACGCATAACAACCGCGTCCGTAAAGTGTCAGGCGGCATCATTACAACCATCGTTGGTGATGGAACCTTTAGCTTTGCAGGGGATGGAAGTGCAGCAACGTCTGGATCGCTCGCCTCTCCGCATGGAATCGCGGTGAACGCTGCCGGAACAACGTTGTACGTTGCGGATAGCAACAACAATCGCATCCGGCAGGTGAATAGTTCCAATGTCATTTCAACGGTTGCCGGAAGTGGCGAACAGGGTCATGATCAACTCAATGGCAGCGCAACCGCGGCTTCATTGGATACGCCGCGGGGTGTGACAACTGGTCCATTTGTGTCCTTTGCCTTTGCGGATACAGGAAACGATATTGTCCGCGCGGTTTCCAATTCGAATATCGTAACCACCGCAGGACTTGGCAACCAGAGCACAAGCCTTCTTGCGCTGACAGCCTCTGCGCAAACGACGACATACGGCCAGGGCACTTTGACAGCTACGCTGTCCAGTTCCACCCAGGCAACCGGGAGCATTATTTTCTATGACTATGGCTCTCAGGTTGCCACGGTTGCCTTGACCAGCAACACCGCCATTCTGAATCTCGGCTCCCTGAATGCCGGCACGCATAGCCTGAGTGCTTCCTTTGCTGGCGACGGTTCCAATCCGTCCGCGGTCAGTGGAGTGATGGTGGTGACTGTCAATCCATTGGCCATCACCGCGACCATCACTCCGTTGGTCTTGCAATATGGTCAGACGATTCCGGCGGTTACGGGCTCACTGTCCGGCGTACTTGCACAGGACAACGGCAACGTCCAGGTAGCGTTCAGCACCTCGGCCACCGCGACCTCCGTTCCCGGAGCGTATGCCGTGACGGGTACGCTTTCTGGAAGTGCGGCCCCGAACTATACGCTATCTTCCATTACCGGCAATGTTCTTATCACCAGGGCTGTATCGCTGGCGGCGTTGACCTCCAGTGTCAGCAACTCCCTGTTGGGATCGCCGGTTACCTTGCAGGCTGCGGTAGCAACGTCGACGACCGGGCAGCCGACCGGAACAGTGACCTTCATGGATGGTTCCAACATCCTGGGGTCGGCGCAGGCCCTAACCGCGGGCAGAGCCTCCGTTGCAGTATCCTCGCTGACGGCGGGCGCGCATAACCTGACTGTCGTATATAGCGGTGATACGAACTTCAATGCCAGCACTTCGTCAGCCGCTGTGGTGCAGATCAGCGATTTCAACTTCTCGCTGAGTTCGACAACGGGATCCACGCAGACAGTGATTCCGGGGCGTTCGGCAACCTACAACCTTGTCGCTGCACCGGTAAGTGGTACCTTCAGCTTCCCGATCACACTCTCGGCCGCGGGTCTGCCTCCGGGAGCGACTGCTACCTTCTCTCCGTCCACAATTACGCTCGGTTCCAGCAATGCCAGCTTCACCTTGACGGTTCAGACGGTGGCGGCAACGGCGATGGCACACCCGGTGAAGGGAATGGGAGGCAGCGCGGCTGTTCTTGCTCTGCTCTTCCTTCCGTTCTCCTCGCGTCTGCGCCGCGGTGCACGCAAGTGGAAGCCAGGGTTACTGATGCTGGTGCTTGCTCTGAGCCTCGCTGCGGTTGGCGGGTTGACCGGATGCGGCAGTGGAACGGGTTACTTCGGTCAGCAACAGCAATCGTATACGGTGACCATCAATGGAACAGCCAGCGGTCCGAATGGAACGACCCTGCAACATTCTTCGACTGTTGTACTGGTGGTGCAGTGA
- a CDS encoding GNAT family N-acetyltransferase has product MLKLFTATNDALRTMPPQMREVLAPIQYRARQASYAAMYPLLEDRVLCLEDGTAVGRHLIHRGASEIRTVDIAVLPQYQRQGIGRASLQQLQLECGEARVSHTLSVAKGNPAETLYLRLGFSVTGADEMYLHMSYGADESTERETEAEN; this is encoded by the coding sequence TTGTTGAAGCTCTTTACCGCAACGAACGATGCTTTGAGGACCATGCCACCGCAGATGCGGGAGGTGCTGGCGCCGATACAGTACCGTGCCCGCCAGGCCAGCTATGCGGCAATGTATCCGCTGCTGGAGGACAGGGTGCTATGTCTGGAAGATGGCACGGCTGTGGGGCGTCACCTGATCCATCGTGGAGCAAGCGAGATCCGGACGGTAGACATTGCTGTGCTGCCGCAGTATCAGCGGCAGGGGATTGGCCGCGCTTCTCTGCAGCAGCTTCAGCTGGAGTGCGGGGAAGCCCGAGTTTCGCACACATTGAGCGTTGCGAAAGGTAATCCAGCGGAAACACTGTATCTCCGACTGGGATTTTCCGTGACCGGCGCCGATGAGATGTATCTCCATATGAGTTATGGAGCGGATGAGAGTACGGAGAGAGAAACTGAGGCAGAGAACTAG
- a CDS encoding SIS domain-containing protein, whose amino-acid sequence MQHDIQTLTEIYGQPTAWRNSLQMLASTDLHALVAGHPPTSQEWVFVGCGTSFYLAQAAAASLTSLLGVPARAVPASEILLFPALTLPQGASRYFPVLISRSGHTSEVLQVASLLQSKGVEFLAVTCDGRELAEMTPRVLKLPVVEESTVMTSSFTSMVLGLQYLAAVLAKDDAFLFALGTLPGHLERLLKTYGPQVESFARQPVEDFAFLGQGALYAIAQETALKVMESSSSYAQFFHALEFRHGPKSVVGPETVVGSLLSESAFEAEAAVLKEMKELGSRTLAITNLATAELRKSADLLIELDLPVPELARLIVYVVWGQLLGSYRGLEKGLNPDNPRNLSRVVTI is encoded by the coding sequence ATGCAGCACGACATTCAAACACTCACTGAGATCTATGGCCAGCCGACGGCTTGGCGCAACAGCCTGCAGATGCTGGCCAGCACGGATTTGCATGCCCTGGTCGCGGGTCATCCTCCCACCAGCCAAGAGTGGGTCTTTGTCGGCTGCGGCACCAGTTTTTATCTGGCGCAGGCGGCTGCTGCCAGCCTGACCTCTCTGCTTGGGGTTCCGGCGCGTGCGGTTCCCGCCTCGGAGATTCTGCTCTTCCCGGCGCTTACTCTGCCCCAGGGTGCCTCCCGTTATTTCCCAGTGCTGATCTCGCGCTCCGGCCACACCTCTGAGGTATTGCAGGTGGCCTCACTACTGCAAAGCAAGGGTGTGGAGTTTCTGGCCGTTACCTGTGACGGACGCGAGCTGGCGGAGATGACACCACGCGTCTTGAAGCTGCCGGTCGTAGAAGAGAGCACGGTGATGACCTCGTCGTTTACTTCGATGGTGCTGGGACTGCAGTATCTGGCAGCCGTGCTGGCCAAAGATGACGCGTTCCTGTTTGCCCTGGGCACACTGCCCGGCCACCTGGAGCGTCTGCTGAAGACCTACGGTCCGCAGGTTGAATCCTTTGCCAGGCAGCCGGTGGAAGACTTTGCTTTCCTTGGACAGGGCGCGCTCTATGCCATTGCGCAGGAGACCGCTCTAAAGGTCATGGAGTCCTCTTCCAGCTACGCGCAGTTCTTCCATGCGCTTGAGTTCCGGCATGGCCCCAAGTCAGTGGTTGGCCCGGAGACAGTCGTTGGTTCGCTGCTCTCTGAGTCTGCCTTCGAAGCGGAAGCTGCGGTTCTGAAAGAAATGAAGGAGCTTGGCAGCCGCACGCTTGCCATTACCAACCTGGCGACGGCCGAACTGCGCAAGTCAGCCGACCTGCTGATTGAACTGGATCTTCCCGTCCCGGAACTGGCACGCTTGATCGTCTACGTGGTGTGGGGTCAACTGCTGGGCAGCTATCGCGGCCTTGAGAAGGGCCTGAACCCGGACAATCCACGCAACCTGAGCCGCGTCGTTACGATCTGA
- a CDS encoding phage tail protein: MSDQYLGEIRIFGGNFAPSGWALCNGQLISISQNSALFAILGTTYGGDGVQTFALPNLQGRLPLHWGTSTTGSNYVLGEVSGSEKVTLLANNLPMHTHAISIPVNSGPADLSDPTGAIESTPNDPASGNPISSYTKNAATGAALPFQSGIAGSSIPISVMQPFLCVTFIIALVGIFPSRG, from the coding sequence ATGTCAGATCAATATCTCGGCGAAATCAGAATCTTCGGTGGTAACTTCGCTCCATCGGGCTGGGCCCTGTGCAACGGGCAGTTGATATCCATCAGTCAGAATTCCGCACTTTTCGCTATCCTCGGAACAACCTATGGTGGGGACGGCGTTCAGACCTTCGCTCTGCCTAATCTTCAGGGCCGTCTGCCATTGCACTGGGGAACTTCCACCACCGGCTCCAACTATGTTCTGGGAGAAGTGAGTGGTTCCGAGAAGGTAACTCTGCTGGCGAATAACCTTCCCATGCACACACATGCTATTTCGATTCCCGTTAATAGCGGTCCGGCAGACCTTTCGGATCCCACTGGAGCAATTGAATCCACGCCGAATGACCCAGCCAGCGGAAATCCGATCTCGTCATACACAAAGAATGCGGCGACTGGAGCCGCATTACCGTTCCAATCCGGAATTGCGGGTAGTTCAATCCCCATCTCTGTCATGCAGCCATTTCTGTGTGTGACCTTCATCATTGCTCTCGTAGGGATCTTCCCCTCCAGGGGCTAA
- a CDS encoding sugar porter family MFS transporter produces the protein MSRFGSSTAFYTYLLLSVAGLGGLLYGIDVGIISGALLYLGKTVDLTVSQTSILVAAVLGGSMLSSLIAGVLADWCGRKKMMVVSGLLFVLSVVLIVLSQGFWSLLAGRILQGLSGGVIAVVVPLHLAESLPASTRGRGSAIFQFMLTVGIVAAAGIGVYYSRGAEQAIAAANGNATLIRAAQDHAWRGMFLSVIYPGSLFLLGTFFVSESPRWLHRMGRKENALAVLQQIVSPEEAARELREMDSVEPKSSSSSQSAAGSLLQRKHIVPFVLACVILGCNQGTGINSILGYLSIILKQGGMSALEATRGDLVVKILNCVMTVVAVALVDRKGRKFLLMLGTGGIVLSLLFGGTLFRISEAKKVEVADQMRTMVQGNRLTVSPEFVRRDSGDTTLTVLYGYGDGDRIATLSSAEKEPLILAPEPTAPTAALQIHRAFVAPLPSRQTAWLIALSLALFIAGYSVGPGVVVWLALSELMPTRIRSAGMGIALLINQGVSTLIAGVFLPVVSSHGYSAMFFFWAGCSLVYFLTATFFLPETKGRTLEEIEAMFANAKKA, from the coding sequence ATGAGTCGCTTTGGTTCCTCGACCGCGTTTTACACCTATCTTCTGCTATCGGTAGCCGGCCTTGGCGGCCTTCTATATGGCATCGACGTCGGCATTATTTCGGGAGCTCTGTTGTACCTGGGCAAGACCGTTGATCTGACCGTGAGCCAGACCTCGATTCTGGTGGCTGCCGTGCTGGGCGGCAGCATGCTCTCTTCGCTGATTGCCGGCGTGCTGGCTGACTGGTGCGGACGCAAGAAGATGATGGTTGTCAGCGGCCTGTTGTTTGTCTTGAGCGTTGTGCTGATCGTACTGTCGCAAGGATTCTGGTCCTTGCTTGCCGGCCGCATTCTGCAGGGGCTGAGTGGCGGTGTGATTGCCGTGGTTGTTCCTCTGCACCTGGCGGAGAGTCTTCCGGCTTCAACACGTGGCCGCGGTTCGGCCATCTTCCAGTTCATGCTCACCGTCGGGATTGTGGCTGCGGCTGGAATCGGCGTCTATTACAGCCGTGGAGCCGAGCAGGCGATTGCAGCCGCCAATGGCAACGCCACGCTGATTCGCGCGGCTCAGGATCACGCATGGCGCGGCATGTTCCTGTCTGTCATTTATCCCGGATCGTTGTTTCTGCTGGGGACTTTTTTCGTCAGCGAATCTCCGCGCTGGCTGCATCGCATGGGCCGCAAGGAAAATGCGCTGGCCGTACTGCAGCAGATTGTTTCCCCGGAAGAAGCTGCCCGTGAACTGCGTGAAATGGACTCTGTGGAGCCGAAGTCCTCTTCCTCCTCACAGTCCGCCGCGGGATCGCTTCTGCAGCGCAAGCACATTGTGCCGTTTGTTCTGGCCTGCGTGATTCTGGGCTGCAACCAGGGCACAGGCATCAACTCGATTCTTGGTTACCTTTCCATCATCCTCAAGCAGGGCGGCATGTCCGCGCTGGAAGCCACGCGCGGCGATCTTGTGGTGAAGATTCTCAACTGCGTGATGACAGTCGTTGCTGTGGCCCTGGTTGACCGCAAGGGGCGCAAGTTCCTGCTCATGCTGGGAACAGGCGGCATTGTTCTGTCGCTCCTCTTTGGAGGAACGCTCTTCCGCATCTCTGAAGCGAAAAAAGTGGAAGTAGCCGATCAGATGCGGACGATGGTGCAGGGCAATCGCCTGACCGTCTCGCCGGAGTTTGTTCGCCGCGATAGTGGTGATACTACCCTGACGGTTCTTTATGGCTACGGGGATGGCGACCGGATTGCGACGCTGAGCTCGGCTGAAAAAGAGCCTCTGATACTTGCTCCGGAACCGACGGCTCCCACGGCGGCGCTGCAGATTCATCGTGCTTTTGTCGCTCCTCTGCCGTCGCGGCAGACGGCATGGCTGATCGCGTTGAGCCTGGCTCTGTTCATCGCCGGTTACTCGGTCGGCCCGGGTGTTGTGGTGTGGCTGGCGCTGTCTGAGCTGATGCCTACCCGCATACGCTCCGCAGGCATGGGTATTGCTCTGCTGATCAACCAGGGTGTCTCCACGCTGATCGCTGGCGTCTTTCTACCGGTTGTATCCTCGCACGGCTACTCGGCAATGTTCTTCTTCTGGGCCGGCTGCAGCCTTGTTTACTTCCTGACAGCGACCTTCTTCCTGCCGGAAACGAAGGGAAGGACCCTGGAAGAGATTGAAGCGATGTTTGCGAATGCGAAGAAAGCTTAG
- a CDS encoding carbohydrate kinase family protein, with protein sequence MAAFDLVVLGETNLDLILYGLEEDLPVEREVLASDFRMTLGGSSSILAHNLAVLGCDVGFLTRVGGDPLGAIALDRLREAGVHFPASVVDASSKTGVTILLHHGATRHILTYPGVMADLTVAEVDRSYLARTKHLHISSLFLQKGLHEGLPELCRELRATGTTVSLDTNDDPENRWGGILDRMLDTIDLLLPNDDEARRMTGCDDLEEAIHQLAQRVPVVAVKHGKAGSIVRRGEQQWKVPAVAATPVDTIGAGDSFNAGFLKGYLAHKPLAVCAAMGNASAALSTQRPGGTEAFRDADLRTHFLAQHMPAE encoded by the coding sequence ATGGCCGCTTTTGATCTTGTCGTTCTGGGTGAGACGAATCTCGACCTGATCCTCTATGGGCTTGAGGAAGATCTGCCGGTGGAGCGCGAAGTGCTTGCGAGCGACTTCCGTATGACTCTCGGTGGATCTTCCTCGATCCTGGCCCATAACCTTGCGGTGCTTGGCTGCGATGTCGGCTTTCTCACCAGGGTTGGCGGCGATCCTCTTGGAGCCATTGCCCTGGACCGGCTGCGGGAAGCCGGCGTTCACTTCCCTGCCAGTGTTGTCGATGCGTCTTCCAAAACAGGCGTCACAATCCTGCTGCATCACGGCGCCACACGCCATATTCTTACGTATCCCGGCGTCATGGCCGACCTTACCGTCGCCGAGGTGGACCGCAGCTATCTTGCGCGGACGAAGCACCTGCACATCTCCTCACTGTTTTTACAAAAGGGATTGCACGAGGGGCTTCCGGAGCTTTGCCGTGAGCTGCGGGCTACAGGGACCACGGTATCCCTTGATACGAACGATGATCCTGAGAATCGCTGGGGCGGCATCCTGGATCGCATGCTGGACACCATCGACCTGCTGCTGCCAAACGATGATGAAGCGCGCAGAATGACCGGCTGCGATGATCTGGAGGAAGCCATTCACCAGCTGGCACAGCGTGTTCCCGTTGTTGCGGTTAAGCACGGGAAGGCCGGCTCTATCGTCCGCAGAGGGGAACAGCAGTGGAAGGTTCCCGCGGTTGCCGCGACACCGGTCGACACTATTGGCGCGGGGGACAGCTTCAATGCCGGCTTCCTGAAGGGATATCTTGCCCACAAGCCACTTGCAGTATGCGCGGCCATGGGGAACGCATCTGCGGCGCTCTCGACACAGCGTCCGGGGGGCACGGAAGCCTTCCGGGATGCAGACTTGCGTACACACTTTCTTGCGCAGCACATGCCCGCCGAGTAA